One stretch of Mus pahari chromosome 5, PAHARI_EIJ_v1.1, whole genome shotgun sequence DNA includes these proteins:
- the Mfsd9 gene encoding major facilitator superfamily domain-containing protein 9, producing the protein MALGVRGRGASGQGLASETPVTATAPSSAVSSRRFLLWLYLVGFLDLFGVSMVVPLLNLHVRSLGVSPVVAGIVGSSYGILQLFSSTFVGCWSDVVGRRSSLLVCILLSALGYLLLGVSTNVFLFTLARVPVGVFKHTLSISRALLSDLVTEKERPLVLGQFNTASGVGFILGPVVGGYLTELDGGFYVTAFICCSVFLLNAGLVWLLPWRETSLHIPDKGWSLDGKHTTVPTKSEGTLQGAATTSAARRSERKVQAPWVEVMSALKDMKNLIFSALWDVFLMRLLMGVAVMLYYSNFVLALEERFEVRPKTTGYLISYTSALGTLAGFAVGPILRLYKHNSYMVLLHSSVLTCLLLVVYSTTGSMAMVVFSSTLLSFSTTIGRTCITDLQLSVGGAQTSGTIIGVGQSVTAVGRILAPLLSGVAQEISPCGPPSLGAALALVAILIMTLNRPPFSGDGSKSLKRE; encoded by the exons GACCTGTTTGGTGTCAGCATGGTGGTCCCATTGCTGAATCTTCATGTCAGATCCCTCGGAGTAAGTCCTGTAGTGGCTGGAATAGTAG GCTCCTCCTACGGCATTTTGCAACTCTTCTCCAGCACCTTTGTG GGCTGCTGGAGTGATGTGGTCGGAAGACGGTCCTCCTTGCTGGTGTGCATCCTGCTCAGTGCCCTGGGCTATCTCCTCCTCGGAGTGTCCACCAATGTGTTCCTGTTTACACTGGCTAGAGTCCCCGTGG GTGTTTTTAAACACACCCTCTCCATCTCCAGAGCACTGCTTTCTGACCTGGTCACAGAGAAGGAGCGGCCACTTGTCCTGGGACAGTTCAACACAGCCTCGGGCGTAGGCTTCATCTTGGGCCCTGTGGTTGGTGGTTATCTGACGGAATTGGATGGTGGGTTCTATGTGACAGCCTTCATTTgctgctctgtcttcctcctcaaTGCTG GTCTAGTCTGGCTGTTACCTTGGAGAGAAACAAGCCTCCACATCCCAGACAAAGGTTGGAGCTTGGATGGGAAGCACACTACAGTACCCACAAAGTCAGAAGGTACACTGCAGGGAGCAGCCACCACCTCTGCGGCCAGGAGGAGTGAGAGGAAAGTGCAGGCACCCTGGGTTGAAGTCATGTCGGCCCTGAAAGACATGAAGAACCTGATCTTTTCTGCCCTGTGGGACGTATTCCTCATGCGTTTGCTGATGGGGGTGGCCGTCATGCTGTACTACAGTAACTTCGTCTTGGCCCTGGAGGAGCGTTTTGAGGTACGGCCCAAGACCACAGGGTACCTCATCAGCTACACCAGTGCGCTGGGCACGCTGGCTGGCTTCGCTGTGGGGCCCATTCTACGGCTATACAAGCACAACTCATACATGGTCCTCCTGCACTCCAGCGTTCTCACCTGCCTGCTGCTGGTAGTCTACTCCACGACTGGCTCCATGGCCATGGTGGTCTTCTCCTCGACACTTCTGTCCTTCTCCACCACTATTGGCAGAACCTGCATCACGGACCTCCAGTTGAGTGTGGGCGGAGCCCAGACCAGCGGCACCATCATAGGTGTGGGCCAGTCCGTGACTGCAGTGGGCCGCATCCTTGCCCCCCTCCTCTCTGGAGTGGCCCAGGAGATCAGTCCCTGTGGCCCCCCAAGCCTGGGTGCTGCTTTAGCCCTGGTGGCTATTTTAATCATGACTCTAAACAGACCTCCCTTCAGTGGGGATGGGAGTAAGAGCCTCAAACGGGAGTAG